Below is a genomic region from Thiohalobacter sp..
CCAGCCGCTGGCGCTCGCCACTGGACAGCCGGGTGACGGGCCACTCCAGGGCGGCCGGGGTCAGGCCGAGCCGGGCCAGTGCGGTGGCATCGGGTGGCAGGGGGAAGTGGTCGCGCACGCGCTCCGACCACCAGGCGCTCTCCGCCGGAAGGTAGCGGACCCGGCGACGCCATTCGGCGCCGCTGAGCGTCTCGGCAGCCTCGCCTGCGCAGCGCAGCACGCCGGTGTGCGGATCCAGATCCGCCAGCGCCCTCAGCAGCCGGCTCTTGCCGCTGCCGGAGGGGCCGCTGATACCCAGGATATCGCCCGGCGCGAGGGCAAGACACACGTCCTGCAGCGGGCCGACCGTCAGGGCCTCGACTTCGAACAGGGGTTCGGACACGGCGGTTCCTCGTGGCAGGGGTTCCCCGACCCTGCGGGTAGCGGCTCCATCCTACACAATGTGCATGGGAACGCGGGAAACCCCGAACAGGCTCAACCTGCATATTGCATCAAGGCCGAAGCGGGCGGGCACAAAACCATGCTCTAGACCATGGGTACAGAAATCCGGTTTATTGCCTGCCAGCGCAACAAATTACCCGCCGCCCGCTTCGGCCTTGGTGCAATATGCGGGTTAACGCTTGGCGCTCCGCGCCGGCTGGGCTATGTTGCGCCTTCGACATTGGCCCGTGAGAGGGAGCAGATCCATGAGCGAACCCTTGATTGCGAAGAAAGGACCCTATGAAGTCGAACTGGAGCCCGGCATCTACTGGTGGTGCGCCTGCGGGCGGTCGAAGGACCAGCCCTTCTGCGACGGTTCGCACAAGGGCACCGACTTCCAGCCGGTGAAGTTCGAGCTGACCGAGAAGAAGAAGGTCTGGCTGTGCGGCTGCAAGCACACCGCCGACGCCCCCTTCTGCGACGGCAGCCACAAGCAGCTCTGAACCCCAAAAAGGAAGGGCGCCGAATGGCGCCCTTCGCATGCCGTCCCTGGACAAGGGGATGGATCAGAGGCCGGAACCCTTGGAACCGGTGAACTCGGGATAGGCTTCCAGGCCACACTCCACGAGATCGACACCCTCGTACTCCTCTTCCTCGCTGACGCGAATGCCCATGATGGTCTTGAGCACCAGCCAGACCACGAAGCTCGCGCCGAAGGTCCAGGCGAAGATGGTGCCGAGGCCGATCAGCTGGGCGCTGAGCTTGGCGTCGGGGTTGGACAGGACCACCGCGATCAGACCCCACATGCCGACCACACCATGGACGGAGATGGCGCCGACCGGGTCGTCGATGCGCAGCTTGTCCAGAGTGATGATGGAGAACACCACCAGCACGCCACCGACGGCCCCGATGATGGTCGCGAGCAGCGGTGTGGGCGTGAGCGGTTCTGCGGTGATGGCCACCAGGCCGGCCAGGGCCCCGTTGAGCGCCATGGTGAGATCGGTCTTGCCGAACAGCATGCGGGCGGTCAGCATGGCGGCCACCACACCGCCGGCGGCAGCCATGTTGGTGTTGACGAACACCAGCGCCACGGCGTTGGCCTCGCCCACGTCACTGACCTTCAGCTCCGAACCACCGTTGAAGCCGAACCAGCCCAGCCACAGGATGAAGGTACCCAGAGTGGCCAGCGGCAGGTTGGCGCCGGGGATGGGATAGACCTCGCCGTTGGGACCGTACTTGCCCTTGCGCGCGCCCAGAAGGATCACGCCGGCCAGGGCCGCAGCCGCGCCGCACAGGTGCACCACGCCGGAACCGGCGAAGTCGAGGAAGCCCAGGCCGTCGAGGAAACCGCCACCCCACTTCCAGTAACCCTGCAGCGGGTAGATGAAGCCGGTCATGACCACGGCAAAGAACAGGAAGGCCCACAGCTTCATCCGCTCGGCCACCGCGCCCGAGACGATGGACATGGCGGTGGCCACGAACACCACCTGGAAGAAGAAGTCGGCCATGCCCGAATAGTAGGGTGCATCATCGCCGCCGGCGAGCACGGCCTCGACCGTGTTGTCCTCACCGAGCAGGAAGCTGATGCCCGGCCAGACACTGCTGACCGCATCACCCGGGTACATGATGTTGTAGCCCACAACCATGTACATGATGCAGGCAATGGCAAACAGCGCCACGTTCTTGGTCAGAATCTCGGCGGTGTTCTTGGCGCGGACCAGGCCGGCCTCGAGCATGGCAAAGCCGGCCGCCATCCACATGACAAGCGCGCCGGACACCAGGAAATAAAAGGTATCGAGCGCGTAACTCAGTTCAGTAATCGCTTCCACTTTTCAACCCTCCGCAACAGGCGTCTCAACGGCTCACAAGGCGTCCGGACCGGACTCGCCGGTGCGGATTCGAACGGCCTGCTCGACCGGGGACACGAAGATCTTGCCGTCACCGATCTTGCCGGTATTGGCCGATTTGGTAATGGCCTCGATGACCTGGTCGACCAGGCCGTCATCGATGACCACGTCGAGCTTTACCTTGGGCAGGAAGTCGACGACGTATTCCGCACCCCGGTAGAGTTCGGTGTGGCCCTTCTGACGCCCGAAGCCCTTGACCTCGGTCACCGTGATGCCCTGAACGCCGATCTCCGACAGTGCCTCGCGCACATCGTCGAGCTTGAACGGCTTGATGATTGCAGTTACCAGTTTCATGGGTTCCTCCTGGGAGGGCCCGCCCCCAAGGGGGCGGACCCGTCTGAACGGCTTAGAAGCTCTTGGAGACCGTGAACACCACGCGGTCATCCGCAACGCCGCCGAACACGTCTTCGCCGTCGTTGTTGGTGCCGATGTAGCTCAGGTCCAGACCCACGCCCGCGGCCTCGGTGGAAACACCCAGGCTGTAGTCGATGTAGTCGGAGCCCAGGCCACCGCTGGCAACCGAGTCGTAGGCATCACCATCGGAGAAGCCGACGTGGGCCGCCAGGGTAAAGCCCTCGGCAACAGCGACCTCGCCGTCCAGGCTCAGGTACCAGGCACTCTCGTCGACACCGACGAAGTTCAGTTCCGGGCTGTAGTAGAAGGTTGCGCCGACGGAGGCATCCTCGCTGAGGCTGTAGCTCGCACCGACGTACAGCTCGGTGGTGTTGGCGTCGTCGTAGCCGGGATAGTTGTAGCGGATGACGCCCAGGTCATAGCCGATCTCGCCCATCTCGCCCCCGAAGCCGGCGTACAGGTCCACCTCGAGCTGGGGATCGGTGCTGGTCCCGGAGAAGAAGTTGGAATCGACGTTGGAGGCCCAGGTGCCGACATAGAAGCCGCTGTCGTGGGCCCAGTCGAAGCCGCCCTGCAGGGCCATCTGGTTGTCGGTCTGGGACACGCCACGGAACATGTAGTCGGTGGCCAGGGCCACGTTGCCGCTGATCTCGGCATGGGCCAGACCGGCGGAACCTGCGACGGCTGCAGCGATGAGGGTCTTGGAAAGGGTTTTCATGAGTCCGACTCCTGAGTTGGTCAGTTAGATAAACGTTGAATGTACTGCTCTGGCAGGCTTGATCCTGTGCCCGCTTGAATTGCAGATGCCATGCCAGGTTTGCTAGGCATTGTTTTCCATGGGATTTCCGAAAAATCGCGGTGCCTATACCCGGAACGGCCGCACCATTCCAGAGCACACCCAGGCGTCTGCACCGATCTGGTGCTCACTTTTGGTGCAGCATTGCCTGGACCCGGATCAGGGCGCTGCGCTAACCTAGGCGCATGATGGACCCGAAAATATTCGACGAATTCGCGCGGCGGCTCTCGGCCGCCATGCCGCCCGGGCTGCAGTCGCTGCAACAGGACTTCGAGCACAATGCCCGCGCCGCCCTGCAGGGCGCGCTGGCGAAACTGGATCTGGTGACCCGCGAGGAGTTCGAGGTGCAGAGCGCCGTGCTGGCGCGGACACGGGAAAAGGTCGAGGCGCTGGAGCGGCGCGTGGCCGAACTCGAGGCGCGACTGGGCAAGGGCGCGGAAGCACCAGCGGCGGACGAGACAACGCCCGGCGATCTGGACATGGACGGCGGCTAGCCCGGATATCTCGCCGGGCGCGAACGCCGACCGTTTTCCCGGGCAGGACGCCCGGGCGCAGGGGGAACCGCTTGTCATTAACCCGGCAAGCCGAGATGCCGGGTTAATAATGGGGAGGAGGGACTTTCCCGATGACGCTTGCCGTCGTCTTCAGTCGCGCCAGCGTGGGCATCGACGCGCCGCTGGTGACCGTCGAAGTGCATCTCGCCAACGGCCTCCCCGGCCTCAACATCGTCGGCCTTCCCGAAACCGCCGTGCGCGAAAGCAAGGACCGGGTGCGCGGCGCCCTGCTCAACGGCGGCTTCGAGTTCCCTTCCCGGCGCATCACCATCAACCTCGCCCCCGCCGACCTGCCCAAGGAGGGCGGCCGTTTCGACCTGCCCATCGCGCTCGGCATACTCGCCGCCTCCGGCCAGATTCCCGCCGAAGGCCTTGCCCGCCATGAGTGGCTGGGCGAGCTGGCGCTCTCCGGCGAGCTGCGGCCGGTCAACGGCGTGCTGCCGGCCGCGCTGGCCGCGCGGCGCGCCGGCCGCGGGCTGGTGGTGCCGACCGCCAACGGCCCGGAGGCGGCACGGGTGGCGGACCTGGACGTACGCGAGGCCGGCCACCTGAATACGGTCACCGCCTGGCTGAGTGACCAGGGCCCGCCCCTCACCCGGGCCGTCACCCGGCCCGCCGCCCTGGCCGCCTACCCCGATCTCGCCGACGTGCGCGGCCAGTTCCAGGCCCGCCGGGTGCTGGAAATCGCTGCCGCGGGCGGCCACAGCCTGCTGCTCACCGGCCCCCCGGGCACCGGCAAGTCGATGCTGGCCAGCCGCCTGCCCGGCATCCTGCCCGACATGAGCGAGGATGAAGCGCTGGAGACGGCAGCCGTGCATTCGCTGGGCAACCCGCCCGGAACCCTGCTCAACCACTGGCGGCAGCGGCCCTTTCGCAGCCCGCATCACACCGCCTCAGCTCCGGCGCTGGTGGGCGGCGGCTCCCAGCCCCGGCCCGGGGAGATCTCGCTGGCCCACCACGGCGTGCTCTTCCTCGACGAGCTGCCGGAGTTCGACCGCAAGGTGCTGGAGGTGCTGCGCGAACCACTGGAGACCGGCGAGGTGACCATATCGCGGGCCGCGCGTCAGGCCCGCTTCCCGGCGCGTTTCCAGCTGGTGGCGGCCATGAACCCCTGCCCCTGCGGCTACCACGGCGATCCCTCCGGGCGCTGCCACTGCACGCCGGACCAGATCCGCCGCTACCGCGGACGCATTTCCGGTCCGCTGCTCGACCGCATCGACCTGCACGTGACCGTGCCGCGCGAATCGCTCGAGTCCCTGCGCGGCCGGGCGGGCGAGCGCAGCGAAACAGTGCGGGCACGGGTGGCAGCGGCACGCGCCCGGCAACTGGAGCGCCAGGGCTGCGCCAACGCCGCGCTGGTCGGCGAACGGCTCGAGGACTCGCTGCGCCTTGCTCCGGCCGCCGAGACCCTGCTCAACCGCGCCGCGGAGCAGCTGCGGCTGTCCGCCCGCGCCTACCATCGCGTACTGCGGGTGGCACGCACCATCGCCGACCTGGGCGACTACCCCGACGTCGAGGGCCAGCACCTTTCCGAGGCGCTGCAGTACCGCCCCGGCTGATCGATGAACCCCTGCACCCGTGCCGGTGGTATAGTCGCGGCATGGCCAGGCCCTTTCCCCATCGGCTCCGCTGCGAGGCCCCCAGGCCGTCGTTCCCCGAACATGAGCGGCGCCTGCCCTGGCTCGGCCCGCTGCTGGACGCCTGTTGCATCGCCGACAGCGGCGTCGCCGAAGGCATCCGTCGCGAGACCGACCGTGGCCGCCGCCTGGCCTGCCGCAAGGGCTGCGCCCACTGCTGCCGAAGTCACGAAACCGTGCCTGTCTATCCGCTCGAACTGATGGGCATTGCCTGGTATGTCACCGAAATCATCGAGGGGCCGCTGCGCGGGCGGCTGCACGACCGGCTGGCACATCATCGCGACCTGCCCGGCTGCCCCTTTCTGGTCGACGACAGTTGCAGCATTTATCCCCTGCGACCCATGGCCTGCCGTCTCCTCAATGTGTTCGACCGCGCCTGTGCGCCCGGCGAGGATGTCTTCTACAGCCGACACGGGGATCTGCTCACGCCGTTGCCCGACTACCGGGAAGCGACCGAGTACGAAATGCTGCCTTTCTACGGCTTTTGCGAGGCCGACGAGCGCCGCGAGGCCCTGCGCAGCGGTCGTCTGCATCAGCTTGCCCGCGTGCTGCGTGACCTGGACTGGGCTTCGCTGGCGAAACGCATGGCCGCCCGCGATGCCGGCCAGCCCGCCGCCCTCGACGAGGCCCTGCCGTGAACGATCACCGCGACGATGAGGATCCGCGCCTGCGCGAGGCCGTCGTGGCCCTGTCGCAGGGCGACTTCGCGACCTCGCTGCAGCTCGCCCGACAGACCGCCGAGGAAGGCGACGCGCTGGCGATGCACTTCGTCGGATGGCACTACCACAAGGGCCTGGGCGTGCCCGAGGATCAGGCGGCGGCGGTGTCCTGGTGGTGCAAGGCCGCCAGCGCCGGCCACGCCGTGGCCATGCGTGCCCTGGGCTGGGCGCTGGAGACGGGCGAGGGACTGGAGGCCGACCCCGTGGCCGCCTACATCTGCTACAGCCGGGCGCTGGCCGCCGGCGACAGGGATGCCGCCGAGGCCCTCACCGAGCTGGCGCCGCGGCTGGCACCGGACCAGGTGCGCGCCGCCGAGGCCGAGCTGAAGGCCGGCGAGCCGGACGAGAATCCCTGGCAGCGCATCTGCGCCTCCGCCTGAGGCATGAAGGAACAGGAACTGGGCGCCCTGCTGGATGCGCTTGAAGCCGAGCTGCGACGCCTCGACTGCTGGGAGGCATCGCCGCCGCCCGCGGATGCGCTGGCCAGCCCCCTGCCCTTCGCCCACGACTGCCTGACATTCACCCAGTGGCTGCAATGGCTGTTCCTGCCGCGCCTGCGCACCCTGCTGGCCTCCGGCGTCCGCCTGCCTGCCCGCAGCGGCATCGCGCCCATGGCGGAAGTGAGCCTGGCCGACAGCGGCCTGGATGCAGCGGCGCTGGTCGCGCTGTTGCGCCGGATCGACGGCCTGCTCGAAGGGGACGCCACCGGCCAGTGACGTTGGCCGGGCTGTTGCGACGACGGAGATTCAGCCGGCGCGTCGGGGGTCCTGTTCGCGCAGCATCTGCTGCACATAGTGGCGAACCGTCTCCTGGCTGCCGGTGTGCACCACGAATTCCGAGATCAGCCGGCAGGCGGCGGCGACGCAGTGCTTGTCGCGCTCCATGGCCTGCTCCAGCAACTGCACGCCTTCCGGATCGCCGATCGACAGCAGGAACTTGCCCACACCGAACTGGATGCGCGGATCTTCGGGATTGATTTCGAGAATCCGCCGGTAGGCCGCCGCGGCCTCCTCGGCCGTTCCGTGGCGCTTGACCAGGGCGGCGTATTCCATGGCCCGCTTGCCATGCAGCTCGCCCTGTTCGGCCAGCTCGCGCAGGGCCGCCAGCCGGCCGTGCTCGTCCTGGTGCCGCTGATGCCGTACCGCCCAGTTTTCGGACTCGCGCGCCATCCAGCGCTGGTCGAGTTCGCTCAGCACCCGGCCGGCACGTGCCCCGATCAGTTCCTCCAGCGCCGTCACCTCGGGCACGCCGGGGAAGCTGGGTTCCCCCGTGCCGAGCGCATCCAGCCGCATGCGCAGGCTGGGATGGTCGGGATCGACCGCACCCCGATGGTAGGCCTCGCGTACCCAGGCCTGCGGCCGCAGGTGCGGCATCTTGCGCTCGAAGACGATGCCGAGATTGCCATAGGCGCGGAAGGTGGGTTCGGGACACTTCTCCGCCGCCCGGAATACCCGCGGCCAGTAATACGCCTCGAGAAAGCGTGCGACCACCGACTCCATCACCAGCGCCTCGGCCAGATCCTCCAGCGGTGTCACGTAACGGGCATAGGCATCCCGGCGAAATACCCGGTCGCGGCCCAGCGGCAGGGTGAGGCGCGCATAGGCCGGGGCATAGAAATCGAACAGCGGCCGGTACAGCCGCGCGCCCAGGCTGCGGCTGCGCGCGAAGGCCAGCCGGTACTGGATCCAGACCTGGCGCAGCTGGCACAGCCAGGCGACGATGCCCAGATTGTGGACCGAGATCTCGCCCACGTGGCCGGCGACCAGCGCCCGTAGCTGGTCGCGGGACAGGCACTGCAGCGCGGCGCTGCCGATCAGCAGCTGGTTGCGGAAACCGAGGGGCAGGCCGCGTACCGGCGTACGGACCAGCTCGATGCCCGCACCCTCGGTGACGAAGATGCGATGCACCCGTGCGGCATGCAGCTCGCTGCACAGGCCATCGACCAGCCGGCCCAGCTCGGGCGCGGCGGCGCGCGGGATGCGCACCCCCTCGGGGCGACCGAACTCGAGTCGGAACAACTGGGCGAACAGGGCCCAGCCGGCGGCCCCGACGAGCACCGGCACCCACACGCCTGCCGCGGTCGGCGCCATGCCGCCCCCCAGCGCCAGCCCGGCCCGGGTCCAGGCCACCAGCCCCACCAGGGCCGGCGCCAGCAGCGCCAGGTACCCGCCGGCCGCGGCCAGGGTGGCCAGCACCAGGAAGGTACGCGGACGCCGTTCCGCCAGCCGGCGGCTGTGCTCGCGCAGCCGATGGGTGATGCGATGCCAGCGGGCGTCGATGCGCCGGGAAATCTCAGCCGTCAATGCCATGTTGCTGTCCTTGAAAGGGTCGGAACCTGTCCCTGTTTCGACCGCAGGGGGGCCGGTCTTCGTGGTCCCGGTCACATTCCCGCAACCGGGCACCCGCAGCGACACGGCCGTGCGACGCGCTTCACAGGGACATCCCGACGGCCCCGGCCATGGGCCGAGGCCGTAGCCCCCGACGCAACAGGCAGGCTAGAATGAACGGCCCATGCCCGCAGCACCCCGCCCACGAGCCCCGTCCCTGTGTCGAAGCTGAACCCCGCCCAGCGCGCCGCCGTGCGCCATGTCGACGGTCCGCTGCTGGTGCTGGCCGGCGCCGGCAGCGGCAAGACCCGCGTCATCACCCACAAGATCGCCCACCTGATCGGCGAATGCGGCCTGTCGGCCCGCCATATCGTGGCCGTGACCTTCACCAACAAGGCCGCGCGGGAGATGCGGGAAAGGGTCGGCAGGCTGCTGGACGGGCGTGCGGGGCGCGGCCTGACCGTATCCACCTTCCACACCCTGGGCCTGAACATCCTTCGCCGCGAACACGCCCGGCTGGGCTTCAAGGCCGGCTTTTCCATTTTCGATGCCCAGGACAGCAGCCACCTGGTCAACGAACTGGTGCGCAAGGCGCGCATCAGCCTCGACCCGGACCGCGCCCGCTGGCAGATCTCGGACTGGAAGAACGACTGCATCGACCCGGAGACGGCACTGGCCAGCGCCAGCGAGCCCTTCGCCGTGGCCGCGGCCCAGCTCTATGTCGAGTACCAGCGCAGCCTCAAGGCCTACAATGCCTTCGACTTCGACGACCTCATCCTCGCGCCGGTGACGCTGCTCGCCAGCGATGCCGAGGCACGCGAACACTGGCAGAACCGCATCCGCCATCTGCTGGTGGACGAGTACCAGGACACCAACGGCGCCCAGTACGAGCTGGTGCGGCTGCTGGTCGGCCGGCTCGGTCACTTCACCGCGGTCGGCGACGACGACCAGTCCATCTACACCTGGCGCGGCGCGCGCCCGGAGAACCTGCGCCGGCTGCAGGAGGACTATCCGCGGCTGGAAGTCATCAAGCTGGAACAGAACTACCGCTCCAGCGGCTGCATCCTCAAGTGCGCCAACCAGCTCATCGCCAACAACCCGCACCTGTTCGAGAAGCGGCTGTGGAGCGAACTCGGCTACGGCGAACCCATCCGCGTCCTGCCCTGCAGGGATCCGGAGGCCGAGGCGGAAAAGGTGGTGTCCGAGATCCTGCACCGGCGCTTCACCCAGGGCGCGCGCGACGGCGACTTCGCCATCCTCTACCGCGGCAATCACCAGTCGCGCCCCTTCGAGAAGGTGCTGCGCGAGCATCGCATCCCCTATCACCTGAGCGGCGGCACCTCCTTCTTCGAGTACACCGAGGTCAAGGACCTGGTCGCCTACCTGCGGCTGCTGGTCAACGAGGACGACGACCGCGCCTTCCTGCGCGTGGTCAACACCCCGCGCCGCGAGATCGGTGCCACGACTCTGGAGGGGCTGGGCGCCTATGCCGGCGAGCGCGGCATCAGCCTGCTCGCGGCCTGCTTCGAGATCGGGCTGGAAAGCCATCTGAGCGCGCGGTCTGTGAAGCGGCTGCGCAGCTTCGCGGAATGGGTGGTGGACTTCGCCGATCGCGCTGAGCGTGGCGATCCGGTGGCCGTGTTCAAGGAACTGCTGGGGGATATCGACTATGCCCAGTGGCTGGACGACACCACCCGCGACCCCGAGGCCGCTTCACGCAAGTGGGCCAATGTCGAGGAGCTGGTCGGCTGGCTGGAACACACCGCCAGCCAGTTCGAGGGCGAGGCCAGCCTGCGCGACCTGGTGAACCGCATGGCGCTGATGGACATCCTCGACCGCGACAGGGGCGGCGCCGGCGGCGATGCCGTGCACCTGATGACGCTGCATGCCGCCAAGGGGCTGGAGTTCCCGCACGTGTTTCTGGTGGGCATGGAGGAAGGGCTGCTGCCGCACCGCACCAGCATCGACGAGGACAACCTGGAAGAGGAACGCCGGCTGGCCTACGTCGGCATCACCCGCGCCCAGCGCACCCTGACCCTCACCTTCGCCCGCAAGCGCAAGCGCGCCGGCGAATGGTCGGCCAGCGAACCCAGCCGCTTTCTCGAAGAACTGCCGCGCGACGATCTCACCTGGGAGGGTCGCGACGAGGTCAGCAGCGAGGAACGCCAGAGCCGCGGCCAGGCCCACCTCGCCAATCTGCGGGGGTTGCTGGGGTCCTGAGCCGCGGCAAGCGGGAACGCCACGCAAATCGGGGCCACTGCCCGACTTCCCGGATTTCGGCCTTCGGCCTGCATCCGGGGTACGGGACTACAGGAACCGAGTCCTCATCGGCAATGCCAACGGCAGACGCCGTTACCCTTACCCGACTTGATATCTTGCAACTTGATTCTTGCAACTGCCCAAAACAAACCGCGCCCCGGAGGGCGCGGCCTGTCGATCATCGAGCGATCGGCCGTTACTTCGCCTTGGACACCAGGTAGGCCACCGCGGCCCTGATGTCGTCGTCGGAACAGTCCATGCAGGTGCCCTTGGGCGGCATGGCACGAATGCCCTCGATGGCGTGCTTGACCAAGGTGTCCATGCCCTGGGCGATGCGATCGGCCCAGGCGGCCTTGTCGCCGACCTTGGGCGCGCCCGCGGCGCCGGTGCCATGGCAGGCGAAGCAGCGGCTCTGCACGATCTGTTCCCCCTTGGCGAGATCCGCACCGGCCGCGGGTGCCGGCGCGGTCGCAGCAGCCGGTGCCGGTGCGGCCGCCGCCACGCCACCGGCGACCTCGATGCCGGTCTCCTTGAGCATGTACAGGATGGCGCCCTTCAGCTCCGCTTCGGAACAGTCGGCACAGGTGCCCTTCGGCGGCATGGCACGGATGCCGTTGACGGCATGGGACACCAGGGTATCCAGACCCTGATCGGCACGCGGCCCCCAGGCGGCCTTGTCGCCCACCTTGGGCGCCCCGGCGGCGCCGGTACCATGACAGGCCATGCAGGAAGCATCGTAGATCGCCTTGCCGGCACGCGGCGCCTTGGGCGCAGCGGCCGCATCTGCGGCGCCCTGCTCGGCCACCTTCACGGTGCCCACCGGACGGATGTTCTCCAGCACCGCCTGCTCCTGCATCTCGTCGGCACCCGCCAGCGCGGTCCAGCCCAGCAGCAGGGCACCCAGCGCCCCCTTCACGACAGCCTTGCCCAGTGATTCGGTCACGGTGATATCTCCAGTTCCGGAAATTAATTAAGGTGTGAATTCGGTGGGCGCAGAGTATAGCCGGCTGCCGGCCCACCGAAAACCGCCGCCCCGGCGCTCAAGTTCCCTGCGCCGCCGGCCGTTAACCCGGATGAGGGAGACCTCGCACAGCGCCGCCATCCGGACCGGCAGCCTCAAGGAACCGGCAGGGACTGCAAAAACCACTGCAAAACGGCGGGTTACGAACATGGTCATCCAACCGGCGCAGGCCCCGGCAGTTGCCCTGCCGAGCGAACCGCCCCGGCCACCCACCCAGACGGCGGCCGAGGACGTGGCGCGCCCGGTGGTCCCTGCCACACCCACCGATGCCGCCACCCGCCAGACCCGCGACCGCCAGCAGGTGGAGGAAAAGCGGGGCGAGGACCGCCGCCGCGAGGCTGAACGCACCCGCGCAAGCGGCGAGGACAACGAACTCAGCGAGGACGAACGCCGCCAGGTCGAGGAACTCAAAGCCCGGGATCGCGAAGTACGCCAGCACGAGGCCGCGCACCGCGCCGCTGCCGGCCGATACGCTCGGGGTGGCGCCCGTTTCGACTACCAGACCGGCCCCGACGGCAAGCACTATGCCGTCGGCGGCGAAGTGAACATCGATACCGGCCGCACCGGCGACCCGCGTGCCGACCTGGAAAAGGCCCAGACTGTCGAACGCGCCGCACTGGCCCCGACCGAGCCTTCCACACAGGACCGGAGCGTCGCCGCCCGGGCCCGTGGCATGGCGCTGGAAGCACGGCAGGCACTCGCCGAACAGGGCCGGAAAGGCAATACACCGGCGACATCGCGGCCAGCGGACCTCGATCGAATCTTCGGTCGCAACGGCGAGGGCCCGCGCCCGGCCGCCATCGGCCACAACCTCGACCTCTTTGCCTGAACCCGGAGCGAGACCATGAAAATCGACAACGCCGCCCAGATCGGCCTGCTCGGCATCCAGCGCGGCATGGCCAAGGCCACGCAGCACGCCAGCGAGATCGCCAGCGCCGGCCTGGCCGAAAACCCCAACCCGGTCGCCCTGGTCGAACCGCTGGTCGGCATCAAGGCCGCCGAGCTGCAGGTCAAGGCCTCCGCCGAGGTCATCAAGGCCGTCGACGACATGATCGGCACCCTGTTCGACGACAAGGCCTGAAGCCCCTATCCGGTCCGGCCCCTCCGGGCATGGACCTGTCCACCCCATTGCAGGTATGCTTGGCAGCCCGTCGCGTCAGCCGGACGGCCAGCATCCGCGCCGGGATACAACAGGCACGGTCAGAGGTAGCCCGGATGAAGCGCAGCGGAATCCGGGAAGCCGCGGCAGCGTTGGCCTCGTCGCCCGCCAGGGCGACCGAACGCCCTGCAGCGGCAGGAGATGACAAACAGAGTTTGCGCCCGTAGCTCAGCTGGGTGAGCCGAGCGCAGTTCGCGAAGCACCGCTTCGCGCGAGGCGAACGCCCGCGAGCCACGCGAGTGGGCGGGGGAAGCCGCGACAGCGGCGGGAGCGTTGGCCTCGTCGCCCGCCAGGGCGACCGAACGACCTGCAGCGGCAGGAGATGACAAACAGAGTTTGCGCCCGTAGCTCAGCTGGATAGAGCGTTGGCCTCCGGAGCCAAAGGTCAGAGGTTCGAATCCTCTCGGGCGCGCCAAATCAAAAGGCCACCATCGCGGTGGCCTTTTGGGTTTGGCGGGTTCGAGGGATTTGATTCGGACCTCACAGGTTCGAGCCGAGTCCGGCACAAGCCGGGCAAGACAACGCGCAGCGTGGGCTTCCCCGTCGGACTGGGCCGATTGGTTATGCCGCAGATTCTCGACGAACATCCCAGCCCGGGAAGACAAGAACGGCCGGATGACACTTTAGCGCCCTGGCCAGGACCTTTGCTCTCTCCACGCCCAGGTTGACTCGATCATT
It encodes:
- the glnK gene encoding P-II family nitrogen regulator, with amino-acid sequence MKLVTAIIKPFKLDDVREALSEIGVQGITVTEVKGFGRQKGHTELYRGAEYVVDFLPKVKLDVVIDDGLVDQVIEAITKSANTGKIGDGKIFVSPVEQAVRIRTGESGPDAL
- the ubiK gene encoding ubiquinone biosynthesis accessory factor UbiK, coding for MMDPKIFDEFARRLSAAMPPGLQSLQQDFEHNARAALQGALAKLDLVTREEFEVQSAVLARTREKVEALERRVAELEARLGKGAEAPAADETTPGDLDMDGG
- a CDS encoding YifB family Mg chelatase-like AAA ATPase, with product MTLAVVFSRASVGIDAPLVTVEVHLANGLPGLNIVGLPETAVRESKDRVRGALLNGGFEFPSRRITINLAPADLPKEGGRFDLPIALGILAASGQIPAEGLARHEWLGELALSGELRPVNGVLPAALAARRAGRGLVVPTANGPEAARVADLDVREAGHLNTVTAWLSDQGPPLTRAVTRPAALAAYPDLADVRGQFQARRVLEIAAAGGHSLLLTGPPGTGKSMLASRLPGILPDMSEDEALETAAVHSLGNPPGTLLNHWRQRPFRSPHHTASAPALVGGGSQPRPGEISLAHHGVLFLDELPEFDRKVLEVLREPLETGEVTISRAARQARFPARFQLVAAMNPCPCGYHGDPSGRCHCTPDQIRRYRGRISGPLLDRIDLHVTVPRESLESLRGRAGERSETVRARVAAARARQLERQGCANAALVGERLEDSLRLAPAAETLLNRAAEQLRLSARAYHRVLRVARTIADLGDYPDVEGQHLSEALQYRPG
- a CDS encoding TorF family putative porin, whose protein sequence is MKTLSKTLIAAAVAGSAGLAHAEISGNVALATDYMFRGVSQTDNQMALQGGFDWAHDSGFYVGTWASNVDSNFFSGTSTDPQLEVDLYAGFGGEMGEIGYDLGVIRYNYPGYDDANTTELYVGASYSLSEDASVGATFYYSPELNFVGVDESAWYLSLDGEVAVAEGFTLAAHVGFSDGDAYDSVASGGLGSDYIDYSLGVSTEAAGVGLDLSYIGTNNDGEDVFGGVADDRVVFTVSKSF
- a CDS encoding ABC transporter ATP-binding protein — encoded protein: MSEPLFEVEALTVGPLQDVCLALAPGDILGISGPSGSGKSRLLRALADLDPHTGVLRCAGEAAETLSGAEWRRRVRYLPAESAWWSERVRDHFPLPPDATALARLGLTPAALEWPVTRLSSGERQRLALLRALADRPRVLLLDEPTANLDTGNRLAAEALVGDYARTEAAGVIWVSHDTAQLARVAARRLTVRAGRLVAAAPEPGVA
- a CDS encoding CDGSH iron-sulfur domain-containing protein — its product is MSEPLIAKKGPYEVELEPGIYWWCACGRSKDQPFCDGSHKGTDFQPVKFELTEKKKVWLCGCKHTADAPFCDGSHKQL
- a CDS encoding ammonium transporter; amino-acid sequence: MEAITELSYALDTFYFLVSGALVMWMAAGFAMLEAGLVRAKNTAEILTKNVALFAIACIMYMVVGYNIMYPGDAVSSVWPGISFLLGEDNTVEAVLAGGDDAPYYSGMADFFFQVVFVATAMSIVSGAVAERMKLWAFLFFAVVMTGFIYPLQGYWKWGGGFLDGLGFLDFAGSGVVHLCGAAAALAGVILLGARKGKYGPNGEVYPIPGANLPLATLGTFILWLGWFGFNGGSELKVSDVGEANAVALVFVNTNMAAAGGVVAAMLTARMLFGKTDLTMALNGALAGLVAITAEPLTPTPLLATIIGAVGGVLVVFSIITLDKLRIDDPVGAISVHGVVGMWGLIAVVLSNPDAKLSAQLIGLGTIFAWTFGASFVVWLVLKTIMGIRVSEEEEYEGVDLVECGLEAYPEFTGSKGSGL